One segment of Candidatus Micropelagos thuwalensis DNA contains the following:
- a CDS encoding alpha-ketoacid dehydrogenase subunit beta yields the protein MAELMLREAILQTLFSEMERDENVVVLGEDIVGGMGTDGGPEAIGGIWGTSTGLYDKFGGDRVIDTPISESAIIGAAGGLGLTGKRPVAEIMFADFLGVCMDQIWNQMAKFRYMFGGKTECPAVVRMIYGAGLNAAAQHSQAPHGILTSMPGLKVVMPSTPADAKGLLSTAIRDQDPVIFLEHKALYAEKGEVPEGDYTIPFGHARLAHAGEDVTIVAAGLMVKFATKAAKTLSEQGIGCDVIDLRTTSPLDEEAILDSVENTGRLVVVDESPPRCGLATDIVSLVTNKAYASLKAPPEMVTSPHTPVPFARELEKAYLPSPDKIADAVQRTLAWK from the coding sequence ATGGCTGAATTAATGTTGCGTGAAGCAATTTTACAAACCCTGTTTTCCGAAATGGAGCGGGATGAAAATGTCGTTGTTCTTGGCGAGGACATTGTAGGTGGTATGGGCACGGATGGTGGCCCAGAGGCAATCGGCGGTATTTGGGGAACCTCTACTGGTCTTTATGACAAGTTTGGTGGAGATCGCGTCATCGACACGCCAATTTCCGAAAGTGCGATTATTGGTGCTGCAGGCGGACTCGGTCTTACCGGGAAACGTCCTGTCGCAGAAATTATGTTCGCGGACTTCCTTGGCGTTTGTATGGATCAGATTTGGAACCAGATGGCAAAATTCCGTTACATGTTTGGCGGAAAGACCGAATGTCCTGCTGTTGTCCGTATGATTTACGGTGCAGGGTTGAACGCCGCCGCTCAACACAGTCAGGCACCACATGGCATTTTGACATCCATGCCGGGGCTGAAAGTCGTTATGCCGTCAACACCTGCCGATGCCAAGGGTCTGTTGTCCACGGCCATTCGCGACCAGGACCCGGTTATTTTTTTGGAACATAAAGCCCTTTATGCTGAAAAAGGGGAAGTGCCTGAAGGTGATTATACAATTCCTTTCGGTCATGCGCGTTTAGCCCATGCTGGTGAGGATGTTACGATTGTTGCCGCAGGTCTTATGGTTAAATTTGCAACCAAAGCAGCCAAAACTCTCTCCGAGCAGGGCATTGGATGCGATGTTATTGATTTACGTACCACCAGCCCGTTGGACGAAGAGGCCATTCTCGACTCGGTAGAAAATACCGGTCGGTTGGTCGTTGTTGACGAGTCGCCACCACGTTGTGGTTTGGCAACTGATATTGTGTCACTGGTCACCAACAAGGCTTATGCGAGCTTGAAGGCGCCGCCCGAAATGGTTACGTCTCCTCATACACCCGTGCCTTTTGCACGTGAGCTTGAAAAGGCCTATCTGCCATCTCCGGATAAAATTGCAGATGCCGTTCAACGAACTTTAGCCTGGAAATAG
- a CDS encoding thiamine pyrophosphate-dependent dehydrogenase E1 component subunit alpha: MQISEDALKQAYRQMKTIRMFEERLHDEIMTGEIAGFTHLYAGQEAVAVGVCEHLDYNDTIASTHRGHGHCIAKGCDVKGMMLEIYGRANGICKGKGGSMHIADIEKGMLGANGIVGGGPPIVVGAALAAKLYGDGRLAVAFSGDGACNQGTTFEAMNLAVVTNAPAIFAFENNHYSEHTGVSYAVGSEDIAGRAESFGMKAWRVDGCDFFKVYETMGEVVDHVRAGKGPAAVEFDTERFFGHFEGDPQNYRGEGEIARIRKERDCITIFREHAAKKKLVSKKDLDAIDKEVSDLIDKSVEESRAAAPPTAEDVLTDVYIDYI; encoded by the coding sequence ATGCAAATCAGTGAAGATGCGCTAAAGCAGGCATACCGGCAGATGAAAACCATCCGCATGTTTGAAGAGCGCTTGCATGATGAGATTATGACAGGTGAGATTGCAGGATTTACTCATCTTTATGCAGGTCAAGAAGCGGTTGCTGTCGGGGTTTGCGAACATCTCGATTATAATGACACGATTGCTTCCACCCATAGAGGTCATGGTCACTGCATCGCTAAAGGCTGTGACGTTAAGGGCATGATGTTAGAGATTTACGGACGTGCTAATGGAATCTGTAAAGGTAAGGGCGGCTCCATGCATATCGCCGATATTGAAAAAGGTATGCTGGGCGCGAATGGCATAGTTGGTGGCGGCCCCCCAATTGTTGTCGGCGCGGCGCTTGCTGCCAAGTTATATGGCGATGGTCGCCTGGCTGTGGCTTTTTCGGGTGACGGAGCCTGTAACCAAGGCACAACCTTTGAGGCCATGAATTTGGCAGTTGTAACCAACGCCCCGGCAATTTTTGCTTTTGAAAATAATCATTATTCCGAACATACTGGGGTGTCATACGCTGTCGGTAGTGAGGATATTGCAGGCCGAGCTGAAAGTTTTGGCATGAAAGCCTGGCGGGTTGATGGGTGTGACTTTTTCAAAGTTTATGAAACTATGGGCGAAGTTGTAGACCATGTCCGCGCTGGCAAGGGGCCTGCAGCTGTTGAATTTGATACGGAAAGATTTTTCGGTCACTTTGAAGGCGATCCGCAAAACTATCGCGGCGAAGGCGAGATTGCACGCATCAGAAAAGAACGCGATTGCATCACAATCTTTAGAGAGCATGCGGCGAAGAAAAAGCTTGTGAGCAAGAAAGATTTAGATGCCATCGATAAAGAAGTCTCCGATCTGATTGATAAGTCAGTTGAAGAGTCCCGGGCTGCTGCGCCGCCTACGGCTGAGGATGTTCTAACCGATGTCTATATTGACTATATCTAA
- a CDS encoding acyl-CoA dehydrogenase family protein, with product MDFEFLESESEFRDEVKSFLAEALDADVQSASASSPGVFAEPDIGLGWHQKLYERGWIAPDWPVEYGGTGWTALQKYIFEKECSLVGAPKLPVMGMQLLGPSIYTFGTDAQKENLLPRILSGEDYWCQGFSEPNSGSDLASLQATAVRDGDNYIVNGSKIWTTHGHHANKIFCLLRTEKAERPQQGISFILLDLDQPGISVKPIITLAGDHEVNQVFFDDAVTPVENLVGEEGQGWEIAKFLLENERGGSCHAPELLADLERLDLAASQEIFEDDCKVSETSTWRRKLAGIRLRAQALEVTELQVLANIMEGLEPGPQTSLIKFVASKVRQEVDSLAVDLFGHAALQLETQRPLYGGNAPQPIFSQGAQIATPRYLNSRAWTIFGGTNEVQANIISKTVLGL from the coding sequence ATGGATTTTGAATTTCTGGAAAGTGAATCTGAATTTCGTGATGAAGTGAAAAGCTTTCTAGCTGAAGCGCTAGATGCGGATGTGCAATCGGCTTCGGCATCATCGCCGGGTGTGTTTGCCGAGCCGGATATTGGTCTCGGCTGGCATCAGAAGCTTTATGAAAGAGGCTGGATTGCCCCCGACTGGCCTGTCGAATATGGCGGTACAGGCTGGACAGCCTTACAGAAATATATTTTTGAAAAAGAATGTTCATTAGTTGGTGCGCCAAAACTCCCCGTAATGGGCATGCAGTTGCTCGGCCCGAGCATTTACACATTTGGTACTGATGCACAAAAAGAAAACTTATTGCCGCGTATTTTATCGGGCGAAGATTATTGGTGTCAGGGGTTTTCGGAGCCAAATTCCGGGTCAGACCTTGCAAGCTTGCAGGCGACAGCTGTTCGTGATGGTGACAATTATATCGTCAATGGCAGTAAGATTTGGACAACGCATGGACACCACGCGAATAAAATTTTCTGTTTGCTCCGCACTGAAAAAGCGGAGCGCCCGCAACAAGGTATCAGCTTCATTTTACTCGATCTTGACCAGCCGGGTATTTCGGTAAAACCGATTATAACGCTGGCAGGTGATCATGAGGTCAATCAGGTGTTTTTTGATGATGCCGTCACGCCTGTTGAAAACCTTGTCGGTGAAGAAGGCCAGGGTTGGGAGATTGCCAAATTTCTGCTTGAAAACGAACGCGGTGGTTCTTGTCATGCACCGGAATTGCTTGCTGATTTGGAAAGATTGGACCTAGCAGCTTCGCAGGAAATTTTTGAGGATGATTGCAAAGTGTCCGAAACCAGCACTTGGCGTCGGAAGCTGGCAGGTATTCGTTTACGCGCGCAGGCGCTTGAAGTGACGGAGTTGCAGGTGCTGGCCAATATCATGGAAGGGCTTGAGCCTGGGCCACAAACTTCGCTTATTAAATTTGTCGCGTCAAAAGTTCGCCAGGAAGTTGACAGTCTTGCTGTTGATCTTTTCGGTCATGCAGCTTTGCAACTTGAAACGCAACGTCCGCTTTATGGCGGTAATGCCCCCCAACCAATTTTCTCGCAAGGGGCGCAGATTGCGACACCGCGTTACTTAAACAGTCGCGCGTGGACTATTTTTGGCGGGACAAATGAAGTTCAGGCGAATATCATATCCAAGACCGTGCTTGGCCTGTAG